One region of Abditibacteriota bacterium genomic DNA includes:
- the hisB gene encoding imidazoleglycerol-phosphate dehydratase HisB — translation MRTCDLSRKTKETDIRVSLNIDGSGQCSVVTKIGFFDHMLQALARHSSVDLMLTCDGDLDVDCHHSVEDTGIVLGQAFAQALGDKKGIERFGFCALPMDEALVECALDFSGRGLLVWDNAFPREGLVGEFDIELLEEFFRAFAVNAGLTLNMRLICGSNLHHIAEASFKALARSLAMAVRIDPAKKDILPSTKGVL, via the coding sequence ATGCGGACCTGTGACCTTTCCCGCAAGACCAAAGAAACCGATATCAGGGTTTCGCTGAACATAGACGGCTCGGGCCAATGCTCCGTGGTCACCAAAATAGGCTTTTTTGACCACATGCTCCAGGCCCTGGCCAGGCATTCCTCCGTGGATCTGATGCTGACCTGCGACGGAGACCTGGACGTGGACTGTCACCATTCGGTGGAGGACACGGGCATCGTCCTGGGTCAGGCCTTTGCCCAGGCGCTCGGGGACAAAAAGGGCATAGAGCGCTTTGGCTTTTGCGCTCTGCCCATGGACGAGGCTCTGGTGGAGTGCGCTCTGGATTTCAGCGGCAGAGGTCTCCTGGTGTGGGACAACGCCTTTCCCCGGGAAGGGCTCGTAGGCGAATTCGATATAGAGCTGCTGGAGGAGTTTTTCCGGGCCTTCGCCGTGAATGCGGGCCTTACTCTGAACATGAGGCTCATCTGCGGCAGCAATCTGCATCATATAGCCGAGGCTTCCTTTAAGGCGCTGGCCAGGAGCCTGGCGATGGCGGTCAGGATAGACCCCGCCAAAAAAGATATTCTTCCCTCCACAAAGGGTGTTCTGTAA